One Setaria viridis chromosome 7, Setaria_viridis_v4.0, whole genome shotgun sequence genomic region harbors:
- the LOC117865149 gene encoding lecithin-cholesterol acyltransferase-like 1 produces the protein MTKEYNPINASSSPLATQQIQLSQMELQQQHHILPLVALLIATFFFVGAPSLAQDATPSLHPVVLVPGNTCGQLDARLTDEYEPPTPACGIPKQGRGWFRLWENFTALQEDPSLLPCYADQLRLVYDPVAGDYRNLPGVKTRVVAFGTTRSFRFDDPARKNVCMEGLVDALEGVGYVEGANLFGAPYDFRYAPAAAGLSSEVFSDFSSSLKLLVERASERNGNKPVILVTHSMGGLFTMVFLDRSPLAWRRRYVKHLVMLCLGVGGSPLNMWPLAFDTLSPPSLPGTVLTYGNRSFASMFSLLPSPKVYGDTPLVITGAKNYSADNMVEYLAAVGLSEEQVALYRTRALPLTLNLRAPLVPMTSINGIGVPTIDRLVFLDGNFTAKPELVNGDGDGQINLQTVLALERLVGGDPDQPYFKSILIPNTTHKGMISDELALKRVVSEILGAN, from the exons ATGACGAAAGAATATAATCCGATCAATGCATCATCTTCTCCATTAGCTACCCAACAAATTCAACTCTCCCAAATGgagttgcagcagcagcaccataTCCTGCCCCTTGTTGCCCTCCTGATTGCCACATTCTTCTTCGTTGGCGCACCGTCTCTTGCACAGGATGCCACGCCCAGCCTCCACCCGGTCGTTCTGGTGCCGGGCAACACCTGCGGCCAGCTTGACGCGCGGCTCACCGACGAGTACGAGCCTCCGACCCCTGCCTGCGGCATACCCAAGCAGGGGCGCGGGTGGTTCCGGCTGTGGGAGAACTTCACGGCGCTGCAGGAGGACCCCTCCCTCCTGCCGTGCTACGCCGACCAGCTCCGGCTGGTGTAcgaccccgtcgccggcgactaCCGCAACTTGCCTGGCGTCAAGACTCGCGTCGTGGCCTTTGGCACCACCCGCAGCTTTCGCTTCGACGATCCTGCCCGGAA GAACGTCTGCATGGAAGGGCTCGTCGATGCACTGGAAGGGGTCGGCTATGTGGAGGGAGCCAACCTGTTCGGCGCCCCGTACGACTTTCGGTATGCGCCGGCCGCTGCCGGCTTGTCGTCGGAGGTGTTCTCCGACTTCAGCTCAAGCCTGAAGCTCCTCGTCGAGCGCGCGAGCGAAAGGAACGGGAACAAGCCGGTCATCCTCGTGACGCACAGCATGGGCggcctgttcaccatggtgttCCTCGACCGGAGCCCGCTGGCATGGCGCAGGAGGTACGTCAAGCACTTGGTCATGCTctgcctcggcgtcggcggctcGCCGTTGAACATGTGGCCCCTCGCCTTCGACACGCTCAGCCCTCCGTCGTTGCCGGGCACCGTGCTGACGTACGGGAACAGGAGCTTCGCCAGCATGTTCTCCCTCCTGCCGTCCCCGAAGGTGTACGGCGACACGCCGCTGGTGATCACCGGAGCCAAGAACTACTCGGCCGACAACATGGTCGAGTACCTTGCGGCGGTTGGTCTCTCCGAGGAACAGGTGGCGCTCTACCGAACAAGGGCGCTGCCGCTGACACTGAACCTCAGGGCGCCGCTCGTGCCGATGACGAGTATCAATGGCATTGGTGTGCCGACGATTGATAGGTTGGTGTTCTTGGATGGTAACTTCACTGCCAAGCCTGAACTGGTGAATGGGGATGGCGATGGGCAGATCAACTTGCAGACCGTGTTGGCATTGGAAAGGTTGGTTGGGGGTGACCCGGATCAGCCTTACTTCAAGTCGATTTTGATCCCCAACACAACGCACAAGGGTATGATCTCGGATGAACTTGCGCTCAAGCGTGTGGTCAGCGAGATTCTTGGAGCAAATTGA
- the LOC117864401 gene encoding protein WHAT'S THIS FACTOR 1, chloroplastic, with the protein MVALSSISPLLPAHQLAPVHPRRLLPTNPTAKPLPLSHVVRCAATTEAERPGPPPLPPPRLVRCPALDRQAARASRLRFARKLLTLLLSKPRHFLPLRVLHRCRRFLGLPRRRRPLIPMVLRYPALFRLFQAPTSLPLSPSLSTLAVGLTPAAEALAADLAALRATSAGADALADKVHRLLLMTPRRSIPVNRLVHIAPDLGLAMDFRATLCPRHPDLFALVNTSYGHALQLADPPPPPPPPLPPLRPAAPPDRLIDRPRRFPHLPLRRGLNLRRAHRDYLLRFHSLPEVSPFEPLDQGATLEMLERRACAVVREVLAMTVEKRTLVDNLTHFRKDFGLPNRLRALLVRHPELFYVSVNGVRHSVFLLEAFDDDGRLLVEDELLVGRDRLEELVREGKRMRRARKKGVLKFDGDSDEDEDDSEAVEDGLLDVDDEFGDLFEDGIIGDDWEQVGDEGGSEVDEEHDAESDAMEEFWVKKAVAEGLVNSSNDQDVW; encoded by the coding sequence ATGGTCGcgctctcctccatctccccCTTGCTCCCCGCGCACCAGCTCGCCCCCGTCCACCCCCGCCGTCTCCTTCCCACTAATCCCACCGCGAAGCCCCTCCCCCTTTCCCACGTCGTCCGCTGCGCCGCCACAACCGAGGCGGAGCGCCCGggacccccgccgctcccgccaccGAGGCTGGTCCGCTGCCCTGCCCTCGACCGCCAGGCGGCGCGCGCCAGCCGCCTCCGCTTCGCGCGCAAGctcctcaccctcctcctctccaagcCCCGCCATTTCCTCCCGCTCCGCGTGCTCCACCGATGCCGCCGCTTCCtcggcctcccgcgccgccgccgcccgctcatCCCCATGGTCCTCCGCTACCCAGCCCTCTTCCGCCTCTTCCAGGCGCCCACGTCACTCCCGCTCTCACCGTCCCTCTCCACCCTCGCCGTCGGGCTCACCCCCGCCGCCGAGGCTctcgccgccgacctcgccgcgctccgcgctaccagcgccggcgccgacgcgctCGCGGACAAGGTACACCGGCTCCTCCTCATGACCCCGCGCCGGAGCATTCCGGTGAACAGGCTCGTCCACATCGCCCCCGACCTCGGCCTCGCCATGGACTTCCGCGCCACGCTCTGCCCCCGCCACCCCGACCTATTCGCCCTCGTCAACACTTCATACGGCCACGCGCTCCAGCTCGCCgacccgccaccgcctcctccgccgccgctcccgcctctCCGCCCCGCTGCGCCACCCGATCGACTCATCGACCGGCCGCGGAGATTCCCCCACCTCCCGCTCCGTCGGGGGCTCAATCTCCGCCGCGCGCACCGGGATTACCTCCTGCGGTTCCATAGCCTTCCCGAGGTGTCCCCGTTCGAGCCACTTGATCAGGGCGCCACTCTGGAGATGTTGGAGCGGCGGGCGTGTGCTGTGGTGCGGGAGGTTTTGGCGATGACGGTGGAGAAGCGGACGCTGGTGGACAACCTCACGCACTTCAGGAAAGACTTTGGGTTGCCGAACCGGCTGCGCGCCTTGCTGGTGCGACATCCAGAGCTGTTCTATGTCAGTGTGAACGGGGTGCGGCACTCGGTGTTCCTTCTGGAGGCATTTGATGATGATGGCAGGCTCCTAGTGGAGGATGAACTGTTGGTTGGAAGGGATAGGCTGGAGGAGCTTGTGCGGGAGGGAAAGCGAATGAGACGTGCTCGGAAGAAAGGCGTTCTCAAGTTTGATGGTGACAGtgatgaggatgaagatgacAGCGAGGCTGTAGAGGATGGTTTATTAGATGTGGATGATGAGTTTGGGGACTTGTTTGAGGATGGTATCATTGGGGACGATTGGGAGCAGGTGGGCGATGAAGGTGGGAGTGAGGTGGATGAAGAGCATGACGCTGAATCGGATGCGATGGAAGAGTTTTGGGTGAAGAAAGCTGTGGCTGAAGGGTTAGTTAATAGTAGCAATGATCAGGATGTTTGGTGA